One segment of Bacteroides caecimuris DNA contains the following:
- a CDS encoding ATP-dependent Clp protease ATP-binding subunit codes for MNNQFSQRVSDIIVYSKEEANRLRSRYIGPEHLLLGILRDGEGKAIEILSKLNTNLAAIKQQIEVQLKTEADDMLLPDAEVPLSNDAAKILKMCILEARGMKSNIADTEHVLLAILREKNNTAASVLEANSINYVKVLEQATLQPDINAGMGFTEEDDDDDEEMSSPRSGKGGSDERQLAQTASKKPSNDTPVLDNFGTDMTKAAEEGRLDPVVGREREIERLAQILSRRKKNNPILIGEPGVGKSAIVEGLALRIIQKKVSRILFDKRVVALDMTAVVAGTKYRGQFEERIRSILNELQKNPNVILFIDEIHTIVGAGSAAGSMDAANMLKPALARGEIQCIGATTLDEYRKNIEKDGALERRFQKVIVEPTTAAETLQILRNIKDKYEDHHNVYYTDEALEACVKLTDCYITDRNFPDKAIDALDEAGSRVHLTNVNVPKEIEEQEKLIEEAKSKKNEAVKSQNFELAASFRDKEKELSIQLDKMKKEWEANLKENRQTVDAEEIANVISMMSGIPVQRMAQAEGIKLAGMKDDLQAKVIAQDTAIEKLVKAILRSRVGLKDPNKPIGTFMFLGPTGVGKTHLAKELAKYMFGSADALIRIDMSEYMEKFTVSRLVGAPPGYVGYEEGGQLTEKVRRKPYSIVLLDEIEKAHPDVFNILLQVMDEGRLTDSYGRMVDFKNTVIIMTSNIGTRQLKEFGRGVGFATQSRLDDKEFSRSVIQKALNKSFAPEFINRIDEIITFDQLSLEAITKIINIELKGLYDRIESIGYKLVIEDKAKEFIAGKGYDVQYGARPLKRAIQTYLEDGLSELIISSSLKEGDTIQVSLNEEKGELEMKVVIPE; via the coding sequence ATGAATAATCAATTCTCACAAAGAGTTTCCGACATTATCGTCTATAGTAAGGAAGAAGCGAATCGGCTGAGAAGTAGGTATATAGGCCCCGAGCACCTGCTTTTAGGAATCCTCCGTGACGGTGAAGGAAAAGCTATCGAGATATTGTCTAAACTCAACACCAATCTAGCTGCAATAAAGCAACAGATTGAAGTTCAATTGAAAACAGAAGCTGATGACATGTTATTGCCTGATGCAGAGGTACCGTTATCTAATGATGCGGCAAAGATATTAAAAATGTGTATTTTAGAGGCTCGTGGAATGAAAAGCAACATCGCTGATACAGAACATGTATTATTAGCTATTTTAAGAGAAAAAAACAATACGGCCGCTTCTGTACTTGAAGCAAATAGTATAAATTATGTGAAAGTGTTGGAGCAAGCTACATTGCAGCCAGATATAAATGCTGGCATGGGTTTTACGGAAGAAGACGATGATGATGACGAAGAAATGTCTTCTCCTCGTTCCGGCAAAGGTGGTTCAGACGAACGCCAACTGGCACAAACCGCTTCTAAGAAGCCATCTAATGACACGCCGGTACTTGACAATTTCGGCACTGACATGACAAAAGCGGCAGAAGAAGGACGCTTGGATCCTGTTGTCGGCAGAGAGAGAGAAATCGAACGTTTAGCGCAGATTTTAAGTCGCCGCAAAAAGAACAATCCGATTTTGATTGGTGAGCCTGGTGTAGGAAAATCAGCGATTGTTGAAGGTCTTGCATTAAGAATCATTCAGAAAAAGGTTTCGCGGATTCTCTTTGATAAACGAGTTGTTGCTCTTGATATGACCGCTGTTGTAGCAGGAACCAAATATCGTGGACAATTCGAAGAACGCATTCGTTCCATTCTCAATGAATTACAGAAAAATCCGAATGTAATATTATTCATTGATGAAATCCACACGATTGTAGGCGCAGGCTCTGCGGCAGGTTCTATGGATGCTGCCAATATGCTAAAACCGGCATTGGCAAGAGGTGAAATACAATGTATTGGCGCTACCACTCTTGATGAATATCGTAAGAACATTGAGAAAGATGGCGCTTTGGAACGTCGTTTCCAAAAAGTAATAGTAGAACCGACTACCGCTGCCGAAACTTTGCAGATTTTGCGTAATATCAAGGATAAATATGAAGATCACCACAATGTGTATTATACGGATGAAGCATTGGAAGCATGTGTCAAGCTGACAGACTGCTATATCACAGATCGTAATTTCCCTGATAAAGCTATTGACGCTTTAGACGAAGCCGGTTCACGTGTACATCTTACCAATGTCAATGTGCCCAAAGAGATAGAAGAACAAGAAAAACTGATCGAAGAAGCCAAAAGCAAGAAAAATGAAGCTGTGAAATCGCAGAATTTCGAACTTGCAGCCAGCTTCCGTGATAAAGAAAAAGAGCTTTCTATTCAATTGGATAAAATGAAAAAAGAATGGGAAGCCAACCTGAAAGAAAACAGACAAACTGTTGATGCAGAAGAAATTGCCAATGTTATCTCAATGATGTCAGGCATTCCAGTACAACGGATGGCACAGGCTGAAGGTATCAAACTCGCAGGTATGAAAGATGATTTGCAGGCTAAAGTTATCGCACAAGATACAGCAATAGAAAAACTGGTTAAAGCTATTTTGCGAAGCCGTGTAGGATTAAAAGACCCTAATAAACCAATTGGGACATTTATGTTCTTAGGTCCGACAGGAGTTGGTAAAACTCACTTAGCAAAAGAGTTAGCCAAATATATGTTTGGCTCTGCTGATGCACTAATTCGTATTGACATGAGTGAATACATGGAGAAATTCACCGTTTCACGCCTGGTTGGAGCACCTCCGGGATATGTAGGATATGAAGAAGGTGGTCAGCTGACAGAAAAAGTGCGCCGCAAACCATACTCAATTGTATTGCTTGATGAGATAGAAAAAGCACATCCGGACGTATTCAATATCTTACTTCAGGTAATGGATGAAGGTCGTTTGACTGACAGTTATGGCAGAATGGTAGATTTCAAAAATACCGTTATTATCATGACTTCCAATATAGGAACCCGCCAATTAAAAGAATTTGGACGTGGCGTTGGTTTTGCGACACAAAGCCGCCTGGATGATAAAGAATTCTCGCGAAGCGTAATACAAAAGGCTTTAAATAAATCATTTGCGCCCGAGTTTATCAATCGTATAGATGAAATAATCACGTTTGACCAACTTTCCCTAGAAGCAATAACAAAGATTATAAATATAGAGCTGAAAGGATTGTATGATAGAATAGAATCTATTGGTTACAAGCTTGTTATTGAAGATAAGGCGAAAGAATTTATCGCTGGTAAAGGATATGACGTACAATATGGCGCCCGCCCTTTGAAGCGAGCAATTCAAACTTATCTGGAGGACGGTTTATCCGAACTCATTATTTCCTCCTCTTTAAAAGAGGGAGATACTATTCAGGTATCTCTCAATGAAGAAAAAGGTGAATTGGAGATGAAAGTTGTTATTCCGGAATAA
- the htpG gene encoding molecular chaperone HtpG, translated as MQKGNIGVTTENIFPIIKKFLYSDHEIFLRELVSNAVDATQKLNTLASIGEFKGELGDLTIHVELGKDTITISDRGIGLTAEEIEKYINQIAFSGANDFLEKYKNDANAIIGHFGLGFYSAFMVAKKVEIITKSYRDGAQAVKWTCDGSPEFTIEEIEKADRGSDIILYIDDDCKEFLEETRISELLKKYCSFLPVPIAFGKKKEWKDGKQVETAEDNIINDTTPLWTRKPSELSDEDYKSFYSKLYPMSDEPLFWIHLNVDYPFHLTGILYFPKVKSNIELNKNKIQLYCNQVYVTDSVEGIVPDFLTLLHGVIDSPDIPLNVSRSYLQSDSNVKKISTYITKKVSDRLQSIFKNDRKQFEEKWNDLKIFINYGMLTQEDFYDKAQKFALFTDTNDKHYTFEEYQTLIKDNQTDKDGNLIYLYANNKDEQYSYIEAATNKGYNVLLMDGQLDVAMVSMLEQKLEKSRFTRVDSDVVDNLIVKEDKKGETLEANKQDAITTAFKSQLPKMDKVEFNVMTQALGENSAPVMITQSEYMRRMKEMANIQAGMSFYGEMPDMFNLILNSDHKLIKQVLNEEESACQAEVAPILSEMDNVNKQRNELKDKQKDKKEEEIPTSEKDELNNLDKKWDDLKGKKEAIFIGYASNNKVIRQLIDLALLQNNMLRGEALNNFVKRSIELI; from the coding sequence ATGCAAAAAGGTAATATTGGGGTTACAACAGAGAACATCTTCCCTATCATTAAAAAGTTTTTGTACAGTGACCATGAGATTTTTCTACGCGAGTTAGTATCCAATGCAGTAGACGCCACTCAGAAGCTGAATACGCTTGCTTCTATTGGCGAATTTAAGGGTGAACTGGGTGATTTAACCATTCACGTTGAATTGGGTAAAGATACTATTACTATTTCTGACCGTGGTATCGGTTTGACTGCAGAGGAAATTGAAAAGTACATCAATCAAATTGCCTTTTCAGGAGCTAACGACTTCCTGGAGAAATATAAGAATGACGCAAATGCCATTATCGGACATTTCGGACTTGGCTTCTACTCTGCTTTTATGGTTGCAAAGAAAGTGGAAATTATCACTAAATCATACAGAGATGGTGCACAAGCCGTAAAATGGACTTGTGATGGCAGCCCTGAATTCACTATTGAAGAAATTGAAAAAGCCGACCGTGGATCAGACATCATCTTATACATTGATGATGACTGCAAAGAATTCCTCGAAGAAACACGTATTTCCGAGCTTCTGAAGAAATATTGCAGTTTCCTTCCTGTTCCTATTGCATTTGGAAAAAAGAAAGAATGGAAAGACGGCAAACAGGTAGAAACAGCCGAAGATAATATAATCAATGATACCACTCCTTTGTGGACACGTAAACCTAGCGAACTTTCGGATGAAGATTACAAATCATTCTACAGTAAACTATATCCGATGTCTGACGAACCACTATTCTGGATTCACCTGAATGTTGATTATCCATTCCATCTGACCGGTATCCTCTATTTCCCGAAGGTAAAGAGCAATATTGAATTAAATAAGAATAAGATTCAGTTATATTGCAACCAGGTATATGTTACAGACTCGGTTGAAGGTATTGTGCCGGACTTCCTGACTTTGTTACATGGTGTTATTGATTCTCCGGATATTCCGTTGAACGTTTCCCGTTCGTATTTGCAAAGCGATTCGAACGTGAAGAAGATTTCAACTTATATCACAAAGAAAGTATCCGACCGTTTGCAATCTATATTCAAGAATGACCGCAAGCAGTTTGAGGAAAAGTGGAATGATTTAAAAATATTTATCAATTATGGAATGCTCACACAAGAGGATTTCTATGATAAAGCGCAAAAATTCGCCCTTTTCACCGATACAAATGACAAGCATTACACATTTGAAGAGTATCAGACCCTTATTAAAGATAATCAGACAGATAAAGATGGAAACCTAATTTATCTGTATGCAAATAACAAGGACGAACAATATAGTTATATTGAAGCTGCCACCAACAAAGGATACAATGTTCTGCTCATGGATGGCCAGTTGGATGTAGCTATGGTGAGCATGCTGGAACAAAAACTTGAAAAATCCCGTTTCACTCGTGTAGACAGTGATGTTGTTGACAATCTTATTGTAAAAGAAGATAAGAAAGGTGAAACGTTGGAAGCCAATAAACAGGATGCAATCACAACAGCCTTCAAGAGTCAATTGCCTAAAATGGATAAAGTTGAATTCAATGTCATGACACAGGCATTAGGAGAAAATTCAGCTCCAGTCATGATTACTCAAAGCGAATATATGCGTCGTATGAAAGAAATGGCGAATATTCAGGCCGGAATGAGTTTCTATGGTGAAATGCCTGATATGTTTAATCTAATTCTGAATTCAGACCATAAGTTGATAAAACAGGTATTGAATGAAGAAGAAAGCGCTTGTCAGGCAGAAGTAGCTCCGATACTTTCTGAAATGGACAATGTCAACAAACAACGCAATGAGTTGAAAGACAAGCAAAAGGATAAAAAAGAAGAAGAAATCCCCACATCAGAAAAAGATGAACTAAACAATCTGGATAAGAAGTGGGATGATCTGAAAGGTAAGAAAGAAGCTATCTTTATCGGCTACGCAAGCAATAATAAAGTTATCCGCCAGCTGATCGATTTGGCCTTATTGCAAAACAATATGCTAAGAGGTGAAGCTTTGAATAACTTCGTAAAACGTAGCATAGAATTGATTTAA